From Salinirubellus salinus, the proteins below share one genomic window:
- a CDS encoding helix-turn-helix domain-containing protein, protein MRYVDLTIRPERGWFHRFDEVLTDEPNVREEAIHQMNLLDDGSAVVLSEYAGDTERLREMADAHFDHAIAWQLSETGENALMFAHVDPSDIVAGLLHIPQRYGIVIDYPMVFRRDGAVEVTIVGEEGDIRDAIPEIPGGVRANVERTGEYQPQLERLFTELTPRQQEILEIAIEMGYYEEPRESTYEDLANELDCTATTVGEHLRKIEGTVLHTICP, encoded by the coding sequence ATGCGCTACGTCGACCTCACCATCCGGCCCGAGCGGGGCTGGTTCCACCGCTTCGACGAGGTACTGACCGACGAACCGAACGTCCGCGAGGAGGCCATCCACCAGATGAACCTCCTCGACGACGGGAGCGCGGTGGTCCTCTCCGAGTACGCGGGAGACACGGAGCGCCTCCGGGAGATGGCCGACGCGCACTTCGACCACGCCATCGCCTGGCAACTCTCGGAGACGGGGGAGAACGCCCTGATGTTCGCTCACGTCGACCCGAGCGACATCGTCGCCGGGCTCCTGCACATCCCCCAGCGGTACGGGATCGTCATCGACTACCCGATGGTGTTCAGGCGCGACGGCGCGGTCGAGGTGACCATCGTCGGCGAGGAGGGGGACATCCGCGACGCAATTCCCGAGATTCCGGGCGGCGTCCGGGCGAACGTCGAGCGGACCGGCGAGTACCAGCCACAACTGGAGCGGCTGTTCACCGAACTCACCCCACGCCAGCAGGAGATCCTCGAGATCGCCATCGAGATGGGGTACTACGAGGAACCACGCGAGTCCACCTACGAGGACCTCGCGAACGAACTCGACTGCACCGCCACGACGGTCGGTGAGCACCTGCGCAAGATAGAGGGGACGGTGCTCCACACCATCTGTCCGTAG